The Arachis hypogaea cultivar Tifrunner chromosome 19, arahy.Tifrunner.gnm2.J5K5, whole genome shotgun sequence genome has a window encoding:
- the LOC112775989 gene encoding uncharacterized protein gives MNSAMDDMNLIQQAQRHHLVVREIGEEIDLEIGPGDDDPPFGNTIIVAPMRESSVEEHGESKQMGMVSQLPNDAQDMSKNQPVKRKKKVVKRWREEWADTYKWAYVDVKEGTARIFCSVCREYGRKHRRNPYGNEGSRNMQMSALEEHNNSLLHKEALRLQMASKEKIVADKPVYVKAVMSKTAGSILEATLKRDPHEAEFIQAVQEAIQALERVIAKSSHYVNIMERLLEPERMIVFRVPWLDDRGEIHVNRGFRVQFNQSMGPCRGGIRFHPSMNLSIAKFLGFEQALKNALSPYKLGGAAGGSDFDPKGKSDNEVMRFCQSFMSEMYRYLGPDRDLPSEEIGVGTREMGYLFGQYRRLAGNFQGSFTGPRIFWSGASLRTEATGYGLVFFAQLMLSDMNKELKGLRCVVSGSGKIAMHVLEKLIAYGALPVSVSDSKGYLVDEDGFDYMKIQFLRDIKAQQRSLRDYSKTYARSKYYDEAKPWNERCDLAFACASQNEINQSDAMNLVNSGCRILVEGSNMPCTPEAIQVLRKANILVAPAMAAGAGGVVAGELELNHECSLMHWSPEDFESKLQEAMKQTYQRALKAATDFGYQKENPEALVHGSVISSFLTIAQAMTDQGCV, from the exons ATGAATTCTGCAATGGATGATATGAATTTAATTCAGCAAGCCCAGAGGCATCACTTGGTTGTGAGGGAGATTGGTGAAGAGATTGACTTAGAAATTGGGCCTGGGGATGACGATCCTCCGTTTGGTAACACTATAATTGTTGCCCCGATGCGGGAATCTTCTGTTGAGGAACATGGTGAGAGCAAACAGATGGGGATGGTTTCTCAGCTTCCAAATGATGCTCAAGATATGTCGAAGAATCAACCGGTGAAACGTAAGAAGAAGGTTGTTAAAAGATGGAGAGAGGAATGGGCAGACACCTACAAATGGGCATATGTTGATGTAAAAGAGGGGACGGCAAGGATTTTTTGCTCTGTCTGCAGGGAGTATGGCAGGAAGCACAGAAGAAACCCTTATGGGAATGAGGGCAGTCGAAATATGCAGATGAGTGCTTTAGAAGAACATAATAACAGCTTGCTTCACAAGGAGGCTCTTCGCCTTCAAATGGCCTCAAAAGAGAAAATTGTCGCTGACAAGCCTGTTTATGTAAAAG CTGTTATGTCAAAAACAGCGGGATCCATTCTTGAAGCTACACTGAAAAGGGATCCTCATGAGGCTGAATTCATTCAGGCAGTCCAGGAGGCAATTCAAGCTCTAGAGAGAGTCATAGCGAAAAGTTCGCA TTATGTCAATATCATGGAGCGCTTGTTGGAACCTGAACGAATGATTGTTTTTCGAGTTCCATGGTTGGATGATAGGGGCGAGATACATGTTAATCGGGGATTTCGTGTACAATTTAACCAGTCAATGGGTCCATGTAGGGGTGGTATTCGTTTTCATCCATCAATGAATTTAAGtattgccaagttccttggtttTGAACAG GCATTAAAGAATGCCTTATCACCATACAAATTGGGAGGAGCAGCTGGTGGAAGTGATTTTGATCCAAAAGGAAAAAGTGATAATGAG GTTATGCGATTTTGCCAAAGTTTCATGAGTGAGATGTATCGATACTTGGGTCCTGACAGG GACCTTCCATCAGAGGAAATAGGTGTTGGTACTCGAGAAATGGGGTATCTGTTTGGACAGTATAGACGCCTAGCCGGTAATTTTCAG GGAAGTTTTACAGGGCCAAGGATATTTTGGTCTGGTGCCAGTCTTCGAACTGAAGCTACTGGCTATGGGCtg GTTTTCTTTGCCCAGCTCATGCTTTCTGACATGAATAAAGAACTCAAAGGATTAAG ATGCGTGGTGAGTGGTTCTGGAAAGATTGCAATGCATGTTTTGGAGAAGCTAATTGCTTATGGTGCTCTTCCCGTTTCCGTATCAG ATTCTAAAGGATATTTGGTTGATGAGGATGGATTTGACTACATGAAAATACAATTTCTGAGAGACATCAAAGCTCAACAGAGAAGTTTGAG AGACTATTCAAAGACATATGCTCGATCCAAATATTATGATGAAGCAAAACCCTGGAATGAAAGGTGTGATCTTGCATTTGCATGTGCTTCACAGAATGAAATTAATCAATCCGATGCCATGAATTTGGTTAATTCAGGTTGTCGTATACTAGTAGAAG GTTCAAACATGCCTTGTACCCCGGAGGCAATTCAAGTTCTACGGAAAGCTAATATTCTTGTTGCTCCTGCAATGGCAGCTGGTGCTGGAGGG GTTGTGGCTGGAGAACTTGAATTGAATCACGAATGCAGTTTGATGCACTGGTCACCTGAGGACTTTGAATCTAAATTGCAG GAAGCAATGAAACAGACTTATCAGAGAGCTTTGAAAGCTGCAACTGATTTCGGTTATCAAAAAGAAAATCCTGA GGCTCTGGTACATGGATCAGTCATCTCTTCCTTTCTGACCATTGCTCAAGCAATGACTGATCAAGGCTGTGTATAG
- the LOC112779731 gene encoding uncharacterized protein: MYGGLSSKLGRSAAHNKRPHSSFPPPPRPSGPGGGAGRLSLGGGSARKPAAATASKAPPAVEETFNLVAGSDALAFSMIIRLAPDLVDEIRRVEAQGGRARMKFDPNPHNPNGNIIDVGGKEFRFTWSREFGDLCDIYEERQSGEDGNGLFVESGSAWRKLNVQRILDESTKNHLKMRSVEADKKSKQRKAIVLEPGNPSLKCQIKQLAAVEATPWKNYNKKKEAALKKRKVETLQVGGPPKTTHNPKSGFTSTTTSKSKIPSPLPSPPDPFAAASSPLGAVNTSKVNDDAVPSQMMGKQDTNAIPEKEIPTKANNAMRNSLGGKGNNGSKPTDLQGMLVSLLMDKPKGMSLKALEKAVGDMLPNSVKKIEPIIKKIAKYQFPGKYILKPGVDLESIKKPQNECGSSPDDNNPQMHAREEFHDSTSAPQGGFEEKVSNDDFEEQLQGKSKVEEELNTLEKVDIQHTSPDIGDEKRGADNSEGQAGSSSESGTDSDSESDSSDSGSESGSRSRSRSRSPAGTGSGSSSDSDTDASSSSKDIQDGSDEDVDIMTSDDEKESRPKPEASDPRISLPGPVKSPDGRSMQNEFHEKQDGNESDAVEIEKDLPEEEEAEIAPTTGAISNASGKFADDTKPFSPDLQQLQERQNYIGSLFDERESDVKDSYRHEQSDSSDRLSMGKKRPSNVKNIDEKSERTKRLKAGNLAQGSFSPDMDVQMLESSHNLSPPEFAEGNSKGPTTQLINRADRQGNTTGLQKGFNQAFPGKPTSDLPHTVQRTFDHTSVVNPTNALEKPESVRHNKKHPGRDFHVPEASSMQKEKSHRDAQNEVIHATEKKVPRNSRDGSDGSKQLPSMDSHYQKQGNMVGKYKEGRKNAQQHLITSPNENNRTCLDKSPVINGRGTLLQREHSDLELGELRESTPDEAPAARQFDRKGSFKHVDNKGSISEVRNADISKARSSLKASLDSGKQSPALVSSGLPTNLESTNKKNLDNHFEDTTRSHSRVMPSQSQHLKSDHVEVGSQNKFAERSSKFRINDFGASQDIDLEGRSESNRRAPVNASKQQDNKRGTVLHTVKENKRRTPNLSEDMADGGKDLLLVDINNSDQKKRESSSDENSCSYSKYEKDEPELKGPIRNFTQYKEYVQEYRDKYDSYSSLNKILESYRNEFMKLGKDLENAKGRDMDRYYEILGQIKESYRRCGTRHQRLKKIFLVLHEELEHIKRMIREFADSYNKE, translated from the exons ATGTACGGCGGACTCTCTTCCAAGCTGGGCCGCTCCGCCGCCCACAACAAGCGCCCCCACTCATCCTTCCCTCCGCCGCCGCGTCCCTCTGGCCCTGGTGGTGGCGCCGGCAGACTCTCCCTCGGAGGCGGCTCCGCCCGCAAACCCGCCGCCGCAACCGCCTCCAAGGCTCCGCCGGCGGTGGAGGAGACCTTTAATCTGGTGGCGGGAAGCGACGCGCTGGCGTTCTCGATGATCATAAGACTTGCGCCTGACCTCGTCGACGAGATCAGGCGCGTGGAGGCACAAGGTGGTAGGGCGCGTATGAAATTCGACCCCAATCCTCACAATCCCAACGGGAAT ATTATTGATGTTGGTGGAAAGGAATTCAGGTTTACATGGTCAAGGGAATTTGGTGACCTTTGTGATATTTATGAGGAGCGGCAGAGTGGTGAAGATGGAAATGGTTTGTTTGTTGAATCTGGCTCTGCATGGCGCAAGCTGAACGTGCAGCGAATCCTGGATGAGTCGACTAAAAATCATCTCAAAATGCGGTCAGTCGAAGCCGACAAGAAGTCAAAGCAACGGAA AGCCATTGTCTTAGAGCCTGGAAACCCATCTTTGAAGTGCCAGATTAAGCAATTAGCTGCTGTGGAGG CTACACCATGGAAGAACTACAATAAAAAGAAAGAGGCTGCTCTTAAGAAAAGGAAAGTGGAAACTCTTCAAG TCGGAGGCCCCCCAAAAACTACCCATAACCCTAAATCTGGATTTACGTCAACAACTACTTCTAAGAGCAAAATTCCTTCCCCTCTTCCATCTCCACCTGATCCATTTGCTGCTGCTTCCTCTCCACTCGGGGCAGTAAATACTTCTAAGGTTAATGATGATGCTGTACCATCACAAATGATGGGTAAGCAAGATACAAATGCAATTCCTGAGAAAGAAATCCCCACCAAGGCAAACAATGCTATGAGGAATTCATTAGGAGGCAAGGGAAATAATGGATCTAAACCAACAGATTTGCAGGGCATGTTGGTTTCTCTTCTCATGGATAAACCTAAAGGAATGAGTTTGAAG GCGTTGGAGAAAGCTGTTGGTGACATGCTTCCGAATTCTGTAAAGAAAATTGAGCCCATTATAAAAAAA ATTGCAAAATACCAGTTCCCAGGGAAGTATATTTTGAAGCCGGGAGTGGATTTGGAAAGCATAAAAAAGCCTCAGAATGAATGCGGAAG CTCCCCTGATGATAACAATCCCCAAATGCATGCACGTGAAGAATTTCATGATTCAACATCAGCTCCACAGGGTGGCTTTGAAGAGAAAGTCTCAAATGACGATTTTGAGGAGCAGTTGCAAGGAAAATCCAAAGTGGAAGAAGAATTAAACACATTGGAAAAGGTTGACATTCAACATACTTCACCTGATATTGGTGATGAAAAAAGAGGTGCTGATAATAGTGAAGGGCAGGCAGGCAGCTCTAGTGAGAGTGGAACTGACAGTGACAGTGAAAGTGACAGCAGTGACAGCGGAAGTGAGAGTGGAAGCCGTAGTAGGAGCAGAAGTAGAAGTCCTGCTGGAACAGGGAGTGGGAGTAGTAGTGACAGTGATACTGATGCATCTTCCAGCAGTAAGGACATCCAGGACGGTTCTGATGAGGATGTAGATATTATGACTAGTGATGATGAAAAAGAGTCAAGGCCCAAACCAGAAGCCTCTGATCCAAGAATATCGTTACCCGGTCCAGTAAAATCTCCTGATGGAAGATCTATGCAGAACGAGTTTCATGAGAAGCAGGATGGTAATGAATCTGATGCAGTTGAGATTGAAAAAGACTtacctgaagaagaagaagctgaaaTTGCTCCAACTACTGGTGCCATCTCTAATGCAAGTGGCAAATTTGCAGATGATACAAAACCTTTTTCACCTGATTTGCAACAGCTCCAAGAGCGCCAAAATTATATTGGGAGTTTGTTTGATGAAAGGGAAAGTGATGTTAAGGATAGCTATAGGCATGAACAGTCTGACAGCTCTGATAGGCTATCGATGGGTAAGAAGAGGCCTTCTAATGTGAAGAACATTGATGAGAAATCTGAACGGACCAAGAGGTTGAAAGCAGGAAACTTGGCTCAAGGATCATTTTCTCCTGACATGGATGTGCAAATGTTGGAGAGTTCTCACAATTTGTCTCCTCCTGAGTTTGCTGAAGGCAATTCTAAGGGCCCCACAACACAATTAATTAATAGAGCTGATAGACAAGGAAACACAACTGGTTTACAAAAAGGATTCAATCAAGCGTTTCCTGGAAAACCTACTTCAGATTTACCCCATACAGTTCAAAGGACCTTTGATCACACTTCTGTAGTAAACCCAACCAATGCATTGGAAAAACCAGAAAGCGTAAGGCACAACAAAAAACACCCAGGAAGGGACTTTCATGTGCCTGAAGCTTCTTCTATGCAAAAAGAAAAATCTCATAGAGATGCCCAAAATGAAGTCATTCACGCCACTGAGAAAAAGGTCCCCAGGAATTCCAGAGATGGTAGTGATGGAAGTAAACAATTACCATCCATGGATTCACATTACCAAAAACAAGGCAATATGGTTGGTAAGTATAAGGAAGGACGAAAAAATGCACAGCAACACTTAATAACATCACCCAATGAAAACAACAGAACTTGTCTTGATAAATCCCCTGTAATTAATGGAAGAGGTACACTTCTTCAGAGAGAGCATTCAGATTTGGAATTGGGTGAACTCCGTGAGTCCACTCCTGATGAAGCCCCTGCTGCAAGGCAATTTGATCGAAAGGGTTCGTTTAAACATGTGGATAACAAAGGTAGCATTTCAGAGGTCAGGAATGCAGATATTTCTAAAGCAAGGTCTTCATTAAAAGCATCTTTAGACTCAGGAAAGCAGTCCCCAGCCCTTGTTAGTTCTGGTTTACCCACCAATCTGGAAAGCACCAATAAAAAGAACTTGGACAATCATTTTGAAGATACAACAAGGTCTCATTCTAGAGTTATGCCATCTCAATCACAACATTTGAAATCTGACCATGTGGAAGTTGGGTCTCAAAACAAATTCGCAGAGAGGAGCAGTAAATTCAGAATTAATGACTTTGGGGCGAGCCAAGATATTGACTTGGAAGGTCGCAGTGAAAGCAATAGAAGAGCACCTGTTAATGCATCTAAACAGCAAGACAATAAACGTGGAACAGTTTTGCACACTgtcaaagaaaataaaaggcgAACACCTAATTTGTCGGAAGATATGGCTGATGGAGGAAAAGATTTACTGTTGGTAGATATAAATAACAGCGATCAAAAGAAGAGAGAATCATCTTCAGATGAAAATAGTTGCTCTTATTCGAAGTATGAAAAGGATGAGCCTGAACTGAAGGGACCGATAAGAAATTTCACCCA GTATAAAGAATATGTGCAGGAATATAGGGATAAATATGATAGTTACAGCTCCTTGAACAAGATCCTGGAGAGTTACAG GAATGAGTTTATGAAACTGGGCAAGGATTTAGAAAATGCTAAAGGCAGGGATATGGACAGATATTATGAAATCTTGGGGCAGATAAAAGAATCCTACCGACGTTGTGGAACG AGACACCAGAGATTGAAGAAAATATTCCTTGTGCTCCACGAGGAACTGGAG CATATTAAGCGAATGATCAGAGAATTTGCGGACTCATACAATAAAGAGTAA
- the LOC140182099 gene encoding uncharacterized protein, producing MDKGSRFNVLYNDKDEKILEDINACINEQNSPMPIGPVMESMMNEGGSIDRVQVEKPAVDKVNGTTLQEQKRVLKPGAGKNPQCLISDFNATLHDHERRGRSGFSGWPYTWRMGDLVERLDRGLCNLEWQIRFSNANIKHLPSFKSDHSLLYLHLSPPNHGDDRRRPFRFMASWLTHPDFSNMASLWKDYEEILFQKEVMCFQKSKCKWIEFGDHNTKYFHGTTLARRRTNKVDSLQDIDGNWVSDKITLKNMAFNFYFNLYSDDTPDSEFILRNSFPTLPQDDLDAIGNMLSLSEVKDLIFNMGSLKAPGIDNIQAVFYQNQWDRVGFDLYKLVKGIFMNPAKVGEINKTLITLILKVEPVINLKQMRSISLLMLLQGDYEDSG from the exons ATGGATAAGGGGTCAAGGTTTAATGTGTTATACAATGATAAGGATGAGAAAATCTTGGAGGATATTAATGCATGCATTAATGAGCAAAACAGCCCCATGCCTATTGGGCCAGTTATGGAATCGATGATGAATGAAGGGGGGTCAATAGACCGGGTCCAAGTTGAAAAGCCGGCAGTAGATAAAGTCAACGGGACAACATTACAAGAGCAGAAGCGAGTGCTAAAACCAGGCGCAGGAAAAAATCCTCAA TGCCTGATAAGTGACTTTAATGCTACTCTTCATGATCATGAACGTAGGGGTAGGTCAG GTTTCTCTGGATGGCCTTATACTTGGAGAATGGGTGATTTGGTTGAGCGTTTAGACCGTGGGCTCTGTAATCTGGAATGGCAAATTCGGTTTTCAAATGCTAATATCAAACACCTTCCTAGCTTCAAGTCTGATCATTCTCTCCTCTATCTTCATTTATCTCCTCCCAACCATGGAGATGATCGTCGTAGACCTTTTAGATTTATGGCTTCCTGGCTGACACACCCGGACTTCTCTAATATG GCTTCACTTTGGAAGGATTATGAAGAGATTCTCTTCCAAAAAGAGGTGATGTGCTTCCAGAAATCCAAATGCAAGTGGATTGAGTTTGGGGACCACAATACCAAGTATTTCCATGGTACTACTTTAGCTAGAAGAAGAACGAACAAGGTGGACAGCCTCCAAGATATTGATGGTAATTGGGTTAGTGATAAAATTACCCTGAAAAATATGGCTTTTAATTTCTACTTCAATCTTTACTCTGATGATACCCCTGATTCTGAGTTTATTTTGAGGAATTCTTTTCCTACCCTTCCTCAAGACGATCTAGATGCTATTGGCAATATGCTTTCTTTATCAGAGGTTaaggatttgatttttaataTGGGAAGCCTTAAAGCACCTGGTATTGATAATATACAAGCAGTTTTCTATCAAAATCAATGGGACAGAGTTGGTTTTGATTTGTACAAGCTTGTTAAGGGAATCTTTATGAACCCTGCAAAAGTAGGAGAAATAAATAAAACTCTTATTACGCTTATTCTGAAAGTGGAACCTGTTATTAATCTAAAGCAAATGCGATCCATTAGTCTTTTAATGCTCTTACAAGGTGATTACGAAGACTCTGGCTAA